gtgtgtgtgtgtgtgtgcagtaactTGAACGAGTGAATTAGTGCCTGGCCATGACGCCTCACAGTTCGCTTTGTTGTCTTTGTGAACTGAATTTGAGGGTGTGCACGCAATACTGTAAGGTTCTCAGCGGCTTACCGACTATGAGTATGAGAACCCCTCCCAGGACGGAGCGTTTGTTCTTGGAGCTCTGCGGCTCGTCTCCCAGGCTGATGCAGGGCATGGACATCAGGACCAGTAGGACAGCCGGGAGGCCCAGGATCGAACCCGTGATCATCAGAGCGCGAGTCGTCTGGATGTATGCTGTAGACAAGCAACGCCATCCAGTTAAAAGATATTCCTCAATGCAAAAATATCCCTCAATACAAATTCACGCAAGAGCCTGCAGGTCAAGATACCAACAGGAGGAAAATGACGGCACATCGctcataaaaataaataaaataaagaataaataaataaataaataaataaataaataaactttcATGACTCACAGTTAAGTGGATAATATAGACTAGCAGTTGGAAACAACGGATTGCAGGTCCTCATTAAAGAAAACAGCAGGAGGATAAGGGTTCGAGccaaacagaatagaatagaatagaattatttaatttccaattCAGAGTGAGTTGTTACAAATGTAACAAGTCTCTACAGACGGCTACATTGTTGTAAGGGAGCAGAATACAAGTGTCCTGTGCTTACCTGGCAGGTCCAGTATCTGAGTGAAAGACACGCAGTGGTACAGAGCAGTGGAGATGACACACTCGGCCCATGGCCCCTTGGCTCCCAAATCGTCCATCTTTTTACAGGTGTTCAAACCGTATTTGCACATCGTCACCCAGTCGTTGGTGGCCGTCGCGATCACGATGCCCACCCAGCCGATACAGCTGATGAGGAAGCCGCTCAGTTGGATGCAGGAGTTTGCCATGGCGCGGGCGCTGCGTAAAACCAGGAGTCCCCAGGTGTAAAACCGTTACAGACCGCACAACCCAAGCTCAGGACGGGATAAGATGGACTGGCTTTCGACGAGGCGACCAAACACCGTATGGGAACTGGGGTGTGAGAATTAATATTCCACCAAATTAATCCAGTGCAACCTCTGGTTATCCCCCCTCTCAGCTGGATAGGTCCATGGGGCGGGCTGCGTTGCGCACTCTAAAAGACCTGTGCTTTCACATCAACGCGGGTTTTATAGAGGGGAGTTCATtggggaggagaagaaaaaaaaactttccaaAAAAAGTTCAGCCAATCAGATACCAAGAGTCGAAAAGCAAAACACGCATCTCCTCTCTGCCTTTTCTCTCGCAGCGGTTTATGCGCACTGCCCTTTTCTTGGGCCAAGCGAGGGAACAAACGCTGGACGTCTGGGTACCTCGTCTTGTTTGGGATGATTTTGCTGCCATCTACTGGCAGTGTTGCGTTTTGTCCAACCCGTCGCTTCGTCTAAAGTCCATGGCCaataccttttttctttttttttttgatgtttcTCAGCCTACAGGGCGATACTACATGTGCTTGAGGACTGTTCTCATCTTTTTTAAGTATTTAGGAAACGGTAAAAAAAAGTTTAGGGTACGGTCCTGGGTACCggcaccccccccctcacacacacacacatacacacacacacacacacacacacacacacacacttcaacccttgggttgttgtgaggagggtgcgtGGACACCcaggaggactaaaaacaaaacctgtcaaagggcggatgagttcctctgtaaaccaacggccatccatacctggagaggagatggggaccaccaggtaccccccctactgacacacaataATGACTCAACCAAACCCAATTACCataaacggtggaagagacttgtggAGGCAtccgctgtgctcctacgacctccataggtttcggaactgatgatgatgatgatgacaaaagTTTGAGAACAATGCCCCCAACCCCCACGCCCAGTGACCCATTCCTATCCAACTGCAACACATTCtcttagtacacacacacacacacacacacacacacacacacacacacactgcatgagACTTGCAAATCTTGTTCACTGAACTGAAGGTTCAGGCTTTAGGGAGTCATAACTATGGGATATAAGAGGTCCTGTTGAATTTTGGCcagcaacttttttctttttctttttcttgcccACGTGCAACATAAATTTTTAGCAACGTACCAGCACGCTCCTAATCCCTCACCTCTATTTGCTCACGATAAATGATGGTGATTTTGATTGTGATTTTGGCTCTGATTTTGATTTTGGGTCACATCTGATCAGCTGTCAGTCTTTATGCAGGATCTATAAGTTACCGATAGGAGGCGATATAGTCTAACTTTATCTTCGAGGCCAACAGTTCGCTGTTGAACAGCTGCAGGACATCCTTTTTACAGACGCCGCTGAAAGGAGTTAAGTATGTCCCCCATTACTCACATTGATCCAGCAATGTCGCTGTGACATATCCATCAGTCAAAGAGGAAGATAGCGAGAACGAGGTAGTGTTTATACTTCCACAAGGTCAGCAACTATAATGACTTGTCTGGCCCAGTTCCTCCGTGTTTTGTCTGTTGCCTCTACGTGTCTTATCGCTTGTCCACTCGTTCCTTGTTTTAAGTCCCACAGTAAGACACTACGCTTGTATGTTTGCGCATGTTTGATGATGCGCAtgcgcgtgtgcgtgtatgtattacacctggcattaacatgcgtcttggatGATCCGCCGCCGGATCCTATTCATTTCCTATGGAGTAGGAGATCCGGTCGCGCGGTGCATGTTAGATGCGGCACGCGGAGTTGATGGAGCATTCATCCTATCTGAATTTGCACAAACACCCGACCTCAACTATATGCAAATGACTCAATTCGGGCCACTGAACGCTCTGGCCGGTGGGGGTGCCTAGTTTTTGGTTTGTCCGTTTTAAACATGGCGGCCGAGTCGCGAACTTTCTCATTTGACAGTATACTAAAACATGTTTCTGAAAACATCCGAGGCCAGAAATAGGCAATGCGGTTTGACCTGAGTTTCGCAagccattctctggacagactcatttgcataaagttgagGTCGAGTCGTGTTTATGCAAATTCAGAAAGGTCCGTCAACTCGCCGCGCTGTACCCATCATGCACCGCGCGGCCGGA
The DNA window shown above is from Lampris incognitus isolate fLamInc1 chromosome 16, fLamInc1.hap2, whole genome shotgun sequence and carries:
- the cldn11a gene encoding claudin-11a; translation: MANSCIQLSGFLISCIGWVGIVIATATNDWVTMCKYGLNTCKKMDDLGAKGPWAECVISTALYHCVSFTQILDLPAYIQTTRALMITGSILGLPAVLLVLMSMPCISLGDEPQSSKNKRSVLGGVLILIVALCGIVSTVWFPIGAHQDQGLMSFGFSLYSGWVGSVFSLLGGAMITCCSSESSSRSYQDNNRFYYSKQGGGNPPAASSTNHAKSAHV